The following are encoded in a window of Flavobacterium cupriresistens genomic DNA:
- a CDS encoding bestrophin family protein: protein MISYNTKEWFSFIFHFHKSDTVRKLFPIMLAIGVYAGAVGYVELEYFKVTKNDYIQNIPIMHGMLGFVISLLLVFRTNTAYDRWWEGRKLWGALVNNSRNLAIKLSAILKEENDRKFFRKIIPTYASVLQKHLNNEDTGKQLFEDVDLEIDHQKHKPNQVKRIMYQKINDLYDAKKITGDQLIILNEELQSFTDICGACERIKNTPIPYSYSAFIKKFIFFYTMTLPFGYAVSLGYYVAPVVVFIFYVLASLELIAEEIEDPFGDDENDLPIRKISENIKKHVEELI, encoded by the coding sequence ATGATTTCATATAATACTAAAGAATGGTTTTCTTTTATCTTTCATTTTCATAAATCAGATACCGTTCGAAAATTATTTCCAATTATGCTTGCGATCGGAGTTTACGCGGGAGCGGTTGGATATGTTGAACTTGAATATTTTAAAGTCACTAAAAATGACTACATCCAGAACATTCCTATTATGCATGGAATGCTTGGTTTTGTAATATCCCTATTACTTGTTTTCAGAACCAACACAGCTTATGATCGTTGGTGGGAAGGCAGAAAGCTTTGGGGCGCACTTGTAAACAACAGTCGTAATTTAGCGATAAAACTTTCCGCTATTTTAAAAGAAGAAAACGACAGGAAATTTTTCCGTAAGATTATACCAACTTATGCTTCTGTTTTGCAGAAGCATTTGAACAATGAGGATACCGGTAAACAGCTTTTTGAAGATGTAGATTTAGAAATTGATCATCAAAAACACAAACCGAATCAGGTAAAAAGAATTATGTATCAAAAAATCAATGATTTGTATGATGCTAAAAAAATTACCGGAGATCAGCTGATTATTTTAAACGAAGAATTACAATCTTTTACCGATATTTGTGGTGCCTGCGAGCGCATCAAAAACACGCCTATCCCCTACTCTTACAGTGCTTTCATCAAGAAATTCATCTTTTTTTATACAATGACATTGCCTTTTGGATATGCAGTAAGTTTAGGATATTACGTAGCGCCGGTGGTTGTTTTTATCTTTTACGTTTTAGCCAGTTTAGAGCTTATTGCAGAAGAAATTGAAGATCCTTTTGGTGATGATGAGAATGATTTGCCGATCAGAAAGATTTCGGAAAATATCAAAAAACACGTGGAAGAACTGATTTAA